From Streptomyces sp. CMB-StM0423, a single genomic window includes:
- a CDS encoding acetolactate synthase large subunit, with protein sequence MSTADTPEDVAHLLVRCLEAEGVTHVFGVPGEENIRFVDAVNASPSIDYVLVRHEQGASFMAEMYGRITGRAGVCSATLGPGAINLLLGVADAHTNSTPVVALAAQGGLDRVHKESHQVIDLPAMFAPVTDWSQQVRAPGAVPEMVRQAFKTAQSERPGAVFLALPEDIEGVVPDPPLNPLPINRPRPEAPSPAQLERAAEVLAGASRPILLAGHGATRAGAKDALIRFSERLDIPVATTFNGKGVFPDDHPNALGAVGFMRHDYTNFGFDNADVLICVGYELQEFDPVKINPQGDKQILHLHQFPAEVDSHYPVAVGVLGDPSSSLDGLGEAVGRTFHGDGRLIRGLLAEELAHGRRNSSFPLAPQRVVSDVREALGREDVVLVDTGAGKMWMARLFPTYEPNTCLISNGLSTMGFAVPGAIGAKLARPDAQVLAMTGDGAFLMNSQELETAVRENIPMTVLVLVDDEYGLITWKMELEMGRHSHTRFANPDLVTYAESFGARGHAVKSADELLPTLRDALAHDGVDVISCPVDYTENLRLTDRLGALQGPF encoded by the coding sequence ATGAGCACTGCAGACACCCCCGAAGACGTGGCGCACCTTCTGGTGCGCTGCCTGGAGGCGGAGGGCGTGACGCACGTCTTCGGCGTGCCGGGCGAGGAGAACATCCGCTTCGTCGACGCCGTCAACGCCTCACCGTCCATCGACTACGTCCTGGTGCGCCACGAGCAGGGTGCGTCGTTCATGGCGGAGATGTACGGCCGTATCACCGGCCGCGCGGGGGTGTGCTCCGCGACCCTCGGCCCCGGGGCCATCAACCTGCTGCTCGGCGTCGCCGACGCGCACACCAACAGCACCCCGGTGGTCGCGCTCGCCGCGCAGGGCGGTCTCGACCGGGTGCACAAGGAGTCGCACCAGGTCATCGACCTGCCCGCGATGTTCGCCCCGGTCACCGACTGGTCCCAGCAGGTACGGGCCCCGGGCGCGGTGCCGGAGATGGTGCGCCAGGCGTTCAAGACCGCGCAGAGCGAGCGGCCCGGCGCGGTCTTCCTCGCCCTGCCCGAGGACATAGAGGGTGTCGTCCCCGACCCGCCGCTGAACCCCCTTCCCATCAACAGGCCGCGCCCCGAGGCCCCGTCCCCGGCGCAACTGGAGCGCGCCGCCGAGGTGCTGGCGGGCGCCTCGCGCCCCATCCTGCTGGCCGGCCACGGCGCGACCCGGGCCGGCGCCAAGGACGCCCTTATCCGCTTCTCCGAGCGGCTCGACATCCCGGTGGCGACGACCTTCAACGGCAAGGGCGTCTTCCCCGACGACCACCCCAACGCGCTGGGCGCCGTCGGCTTCATGCGGCACGACTACACCAACTTCGGCTTCGACAACGCCGACGTCCTCATCTGCGTCGGGTACGAGCTGCAGGAGTTCGACCCGGTCAAGATCAACCCGCAGGGCGACAAGCAGATCCTGCACCTGCACCAGTTCCCGGCCGAGGTCGACTCCCACTACCCGGTCGCGGTCGGCGTGCTCGGCGACCCGTCGTCCTCGCTCGACGGCCTCGGGGAGGCCGTCGGCCGCACCTTCCACGGCGACGGCCGGCTCATCCGCGGCCTGCTCGCCGAGGAACTGGCCCACGGCCGCCGCAACTCGTCCTTCCCCCTCGCCCCGCAGCGCGTCGTATCCGATGTCCGCGAGGCGCTGGGCCGCGAGGACGTGGTGCTGGTCGACACCGGCGCCGGCAAGATGTGGATGGCCCGGCTCTTCCCCACGTACGAGCCGAACACCTGCCTGATCTCCAACGGCCTGTCCACCATGGGCTTCGCCGTGCCCGGCGCCATCGGCGCCAAGCTCGCCCGGCCCGACGCGCAGGTGCTGGCGATGACCGGCGACGGTGCGTTCCTGATGAACTCCCAGGAGCTGGAGACCGCCGTCCGCGAAAACATCCCGATGACGGTGCTCGTCCTCGTCGACGACGAGTACGGGCTGATCACCTGGAAGATGGAGCTGGAGATGGGGCGCCACTCCCACACCCGCTTCGCCAACCCGGACCTGGTGACGTACGCGGAGAGCTTCGGCGCCCGCGGGCACGCGGTGAAGTCCGCGGACGAACTGCTGCCCACGCTGCGCGACGCCCTCGCCCACGACGGTGTGGACGTCATCTCCTGCCCCGTCGACTACACCGAGAACCTGCGGCTGACCGACCGGCTCGGCGCCCTCCAGGGCCCGTTCTGA
- a CDS encoding HelD family protein, with translation MRREQEFLDLLRQRLTELRDGAAAGVQAALGRDGGNTLQARLERDVLVAEQSGLLAAFNAGEHGLCFGRLSFRDGRDHHIGRIGMRADDEERTPLVVDWRAEVARPFYLATGHTPMGLRRRRHISTEGGPGGRRVTGLHDEILDLTDTERTGLEGADADAVLLAALDAARTGRMHDIVQTIQADQDRIIRAPHRGVLVVEGGPGTGKTAVALHRAAYLLYAHREQLARRAVLIVGPGPAFLGYISEVLPALGETGVLLATPGELFPGVDATGTDTPAAAAVKGGTAMAGALAAYLEDRQRLPESTVVIPHEDGELHLDHWLANAARRRARDTELPHNAAQPHFAFNVIDGLTRQLTDRLGEDPFGEENLLGPDDIAQLGKAVAANEEVHAAIAELWPLLTPQELVADFLAEPVHLPEADGELIRRAGGRWTPADVPLLDEAAELLGDDGPAQAAARARAEAERQERIAYAQGVLEMSYGSRTQEFEDRDDDEAEVLAAHDLIDAERLAERQEEADHRTAAERAAADRTWAFGHIIVDEAQELSPMAWRLLMRRCPTRSMTLVGDPAQTAEPGACGAWEAILGPYVDKRFEHITLGVNYRTPAEIMAVAAEVARAEDPGYTPPRSVRATGIRPWAERAGESPGAVPAAVTAAVARESGGAGRLAVIAPRELLPALAVALPGAASGAAPDLTRPVVLLGPRQAKGLEFDTVIVAEPALFGGSDLYVALTRATQRLGVVYADALPPALGGLV, from the coding sequence ATGCGACGGGAGCAGGAATTCCTTGACCTGCTCCGGCAGCGCCTCACCGAGCTGCGCGACGGCGCGGCGGCGGGGGTGCAGGCGGCCCTGGGCCGGGACGGGGGCAACACCCTCCAGGCCAGACTGGAACGCGACGTGCTGGTGGCGGAACAGTCCGGGCTGCTGGCCGCGTTCAACGCCGGCGAGCACGGCCTGTGCTTCGGCCGGCTGAGCTTCCGCGACGGCCGCGACCACCACATCGGCCGCATCGGCATGCGCGCGGACGACGAGGAGCGCACGCCGCTCGTCGTCGACTGGCGGGCCGAGGTGGCCCGCCCCTTCTATCTCGCCACCGGTCACACCCCTATGGGCCTGCGCCGGCGGCGGCACATCTCCACCGAGGGCGGCCCCGGTGGCCGGCGGGTCACGGGCCTGCACGACGAGATCCTCGACCTCACCGACACCGAGCGCACCGGTCTGGAGGGCGCCGACGCCGACGCGGTGCTCCTCGCCGCGCTCGACGCCGCCCGCACCGGCCGGATGCACGACATCGTGCAGACCATCCAGGCCGACCAGGACCGCATCATCCGCGCCCCGCACCGCGGCGTCCTCGTGGTCGAGGGCGGGCCCGGCACCGGCAAGACCGCCGTGGCCCTGCACCGCGCCGCCTATCTGCTCTACGCCCACCGCGAGCAGCTCGCCCGCCGCGCGGTGCTCATCGTCGGCCCCGGCCCCGCCTTCCTCGGCTACATCTCCGAGGTGCTGCCCGCCCTCGGCGAGACCGGCGTGCTGCTGGCCACCCCCGGCGAGCTGTTCCCCGGCGTCGACGCCACCGGCACCGACACTCCCGCGGCGGCGGCGGTCAAGGGCGGCACGGCGATGGCCGGCGCGCTCGCCGCGTACCTCGAAGACCGCCAGCGGCTGCCGGAGTCGACCGTCGTCATCCCGCACGAGGACGGCGAGCTGCACCTCGACCACTGGCTGGCCAACGCCGCCCGCCGGCGTGCCCGGGACACCGAGCTGCCGCACAACGCGGCCCAGCCGCACTTCGCGTTCAACGTCATCGACGGGCTGACCCGGCAGCTCACCGACCGCCTCGGCGAGGACCCGTTCGGCGAGGAGAACCTGCTGGGCCCCGACGACATCGCCCAGCTCGGCAAGGCGGTCGCCGCGAACGAGGAGGTGCACGCGGCCATCGCGGAGCTGTGGCCGCTGCTGACGCCCCAGGAGCTGGTCGCGGACTTCCTCGCGGAGCCCGTGCACCTGCCGGAGGCGGACGGGGAGTTGATCCGCCGCGCCGGCGGACGCTGGACGCCTGCGGACGTGCCGCTGCTGGACGAGGCGGCGGAGCTGCTGGGGGACGACGGCCCGGCGCAGGCGGCGGCGCGGGCGCGCGCGGAGGCGGAGCGGCAGGAGCGGATCGCGTACGCGCAGGGGGTGCTGGAGATGTCGTACGGCTCGCGCACCCAGGAGTTCGAGGACCGCGACGACGACGAGGCCGAGGTGCTGGCCGCGCACGACCTCATCGACGCGGAGCGGCTGGCCGAGCGCCAGGAGGAGGCCGACCACCGGACCGCGGCGGAGCGGGCGGCGGCGGACCGGACCTGGGCCTTCGGCCACATCATCGTCGACGAGGCGCAGGAGTTGTCGCCGATGGCGTGGCGGCTGCTGATGCGGCGCTGCCCGACCCGGTCGATGACGCTGGTCGGCGACCCGGCGCAGACGGCGGAGCCGGGGGCGTGCGGGGCGTGGGAGGCGATCCTCGGCCCGTATGTGGACAAGCGCTTCGAGCACATCACGCTGGGCGTCAACTACCGTACGCCGGCGGAGATCATGGCGGTCGCGGCCGAGGTCGCGCGGGCGGAGGACCCCGGGTACACGCCGCCGCGCTCGGTGCGCGCCACGGGTATACGCCCCTGGGCGGAGCGCGCCGGGGAGTCGCCCGGCGCCGTGCCCGCGGCGGTCACGGCGGCCGTGGCCCGCGAGTCGGGCGGTGCGGGGCGGCTGGCGGTGATCGCGCCGCGGGAACTGCTGCCGGCGCTGGCGGTGGCGCTGCCCGGCGCCGCCTCGGGCGCGGCGCCGGACCTGACGCGGCCGGTGGTGCTGCTCGGGCCGCGGCAGGCGAAGGGGCTGGAGTTCGACACGGTGATCGTGGCGGAGCCGGCGCTCTTCGGGGGCAGCGACCTGTACGTGGCCCTGACCCGGGCGACGCAGCGCCTCGGCGTCGTGTATGCGGACGCGCTGCCGCCGGCACTCGGCGGTCTCGTGTAG